The Sphingobacteriales bacterium DNA segment GTTATTAGTTAAGTGTATCATTTTCAATGATCTATACAGCTTTCTATCATTGATCATTTAACATTATCACAAAATGTGTGTAATTTTGAATATTCTATGACAAATTTTGTAAATAAATAAGCTATCTTGCTTATTCATTTGCACGGCATATAAAATATACACGCACTTTAATCATGAGAAAACTGCACTTTTTTTGGAGCATCTGGCTGTGCTGTTGGGCAACGACGACGGCACAAAATCAAATGCAACTCCTTTCCAATTATACTTACAGCGAAATGTTGAGCAGTTGCTGGGGCTACGCCGCCAACGACAAAGAATATGCCTTGGTGGGCTTAAAAAATGGTTTGTCGGTAGTAGATGTTACCACCCCCGAACAGCCCGAACAAGTGCAGTTTATTCCGGCACAAGCCAACAGTATATGGCGCGAAATGAAAACTTTTTCGCACTACGCCTATATTGTACACGATGGTTTTTCGGGCAATTCTGACGGTTTGCTCATCGCCGACCTGCAATATTTGCCCGATAGTATTCATTATCAATCCTATTATGGCATCAATGATACTATTGCTACCGTGCATACGCTGTGGGTAGATGAAGACGGCTATCTGTATTTATACGGCTACAACAACAAAAATAAAACCGTACCTGTGGGGCAGCGCGGTGCTTTGATACTTGACCTCAACGCCAACCCGATGCAGCCGCCGATTGTGGGGGCTTATTCCAATTATTACGCACACGACGGCTATGTGCGCAACAAACGCCTGTATAGCGGCGAAATTTACAACGGTCATTTTTCGGTGGTAGATGTGAGCGACAAAAGCGCACCGCAAATTTTAACCACACAAGAAACGCCGGGCGCATTTACACACAATACTTGGCTTTCGGACGACAGCCACACCCTCTATACTACTGACGAAAAAGGCGATGCCTATATTGCAGCTTATAACATAGAAGATTTGAACGATGTGCAGCTCTTGGATATTTATCAGTCCAATGCCGGCAGCAATGCCGCACCACACAACGTAAAAGTGTTCAACGATTTTATTGTTGCCAGCTACTACAACGATGGCGTGGTGATTGTAGATGCCCACGAACCCGATAATTTGGTACAAACGGAATTTTATGATACCAACCCGCTCGGAGGCTGCTGTTTTGAGGGTTGTTGGGACGCATATCCTTTTTTGCCCAGCGGAAATATCATCGCCTCCGACCGCGCCACCGGCTTGTGGGTCGTACAGCCCACTTACCAAAGAGCCGCCTATATAAAAGGAATGGTGAGCGACTCGGCAAGCGGCGCACTGCTTCATAATGTACAGGTAAAAATACTAAATACCGCCTA contains these protein-coding regions:
- a CDS encoding choice-of-anchor B family protein; this encodes MRKLHFFWSIWLCCWATTTAQNQMQLLSNYTYSEMLSSCWGYAANDKEYALVGLKNGLSVVDVTTPEQPEQVQFIPAQANSIWREMKTFSHYAYIVHDGFSGNSDGLLIADLQYLPDSIHYQSYYGINDTIATVHTLWVDEDGYLYLYGYNNKNKTVPVGQRGALILDLNANPMQPPIVGAYSNYYAHDGYVRNKRLYSGEIYNGHFSVVDVSDKSAPQILTTQETPGAFTHNTWLSDDSHTLYTTDEKGDAYIAAYNIEDLNDVQLLDIYQSNAGSNAAPHNVKVFNDFIVASYYNDGVVIVDAHEPDNLVQTEFYDTNPLGGCCFEGCWDAYPFLPSGNIIASDRATGLWVVQPTYQRAAYIKGMVSDSASGALLHNVQVKILNTAYTDSTNIAGAYKSGVANAGVYTVEFSKFGYYPKTVTTTLNTAEYTNLDVQLVQKEKFTLTIETQVSAVCVPYTAACYVLLINPEGEEELYISDQNGIIQIPDFVPDQYDIYIGLWGQQVSYYENYSIDENFIILYTGGNNSIADDFFFDYGWQVSGDSINGMWERGIPHGATHNNIACAPYSDVNDDYGGFCYMTGNAAAALEQQDLDAGTTILRSPDFSWINPEGFDNLLSFNLWVCGSGSSVIRCSVGNDDTTFLLQEWADMDITNSTWQYFEFSRPDNSKPFATYYFEISVTETDTSATAYTEVAFDNFRVEAAGVGFGNEPQTILPLAIAPNPTADMLQVRFSAKQCTKISACVSAMHRAGAYGSAILCLPPH